A stretch of Cupriavidus necator DNA encodes these proteins:
- a CDS encoding ABC transporter substrate-binding protein: MPTPDQTPMFPPYPPLRRHLAAPARHRRRLLAAAGAALALPAWPALSQARRTVVVGHLLDRGGAQADLARDYLAGAKVMFDAVNAGNGPVRIAHVVRDADPDPRRALAQAVSLADTDRAELLFGPGDRLLPALAASAELGRRGVQIVAPLSGLALTADNVWFTRADYQAELDAAVRQLRSYGMTSIALALAPDFAAPSLARLEAQTGTRAVPLDANPEAAARRIAATRPGAVIVAGDTLAYAGLGRALAVQGWYGFLVGLSSVSATAAREILGAGYNGGMVLTQVAPGPQQATLRVVKEHVARMKQYLDEPPSPATLAGYIGAAWLARALAGLRGSGAAEMRRALQGRVDVGDFPLDFTHGQRGSQYVTLAASAAR; encoded by the coding sequence ATGCCAACTCCCGACCAGACTCCGATGTTTCCGCCGTACCCACCGCTGCGCAGGCACCTGGCAGCACCGGCCCGGCACCGGCGCCGCCTGCTTGCCGCCGCCGGCGCGGCCCTGGCCCTGCCCGCCTGGCCAGCACTGTCGCAGGCGCGCCGCACGGTCGTGGTCGGCCACCTGCTCGACCGCGGCGGCGCACAAGCCGACCTTGCGCGCGACTACCTGGCCGGGGCCAAGGTCATGTTCGACGCCGTCAACGCCGGCAACGGCCCGGTGCGCATCGCGCACGTGGTCCGCGACGCCGATCCCGACCCGCGCCGCGCGCTGGCGCAGGCGGTGTCGCTGGCCGATACCGACCGCGCCGAGCTGCTGTTCGGCCCGGGCGACCGGCTGTTGCCGGCGCTGGCGGCATCGGCCGAGCTGGGCCGGCGCGGCGTGCAGATCGTGGCGCCGCTGTCGGGCCTTGCGCTGACGGCCGACAACGTCTGGTTCACCCGTGCCGACTACCAGGCCGAACTGGACGCGGCGGTACGCCAGCTGCGCAGCTACGGCATGACCAGCATCGCGCTGGCCCTGGCGCCGGACTTCGCCGCCCCGTCGCTGGCCCGGCTGGAGGCGCAGACCGGGACGCGCGCGGTGCCGCTCGACGCCAATCCCGAGGCCGCCGCCCGGCGCATCGCCGCCACCCGCCCGGGCGCGGTGATCGTGGCGGGCGATACCCTCGCCTACGCCGGACTGGGCCGCGCGCTGGCGGTGCAGGGCTGGTACGGTTTCCTGGTCGGGCTGTCGTCGGTCAGCGCCACCGCCGCGCGCGAAATCCTGGGCGCTGGCTACAACGGCGGCATGGTGCTGACCCAGGTCGCGCCCGGGCCGCAACAGGCCACGCTGCGGGTGGTGAAGGAACACGTGGCGCGCATGAAGCAATACCTGGATGAGCCGCCGTCGCCGGCCACGCTGGCCGGCTATATCGGCGCGGCATGGCTGGCGCGCGCGCTGGCCGGCCTGCGCGGCAGCGGCGCGGCCGAGATGCGGCGGGCACTGCAGGGGCGCGTGGACGTGGGCGATTTCCCGCTCGACTTCACGCACGGGCAGCGCGGCTCGCAGTACGTCACGCTGGCGGCGTCAGCCGCGCGGTAG
- the htpX gene encoding protease HtpX: MKRVLLFLATNLAVMLVLSITASVLGVNRFLTANGLNLGTLLAFAALMGFGGAFISLLMSKTIAKWSTGAQVITHPSTSTELWLVQTVEKLAQRAGLPMPEVAIYDGEPNAFATGATRNSSLVAVSTGLLQSMSHEEVEAVLAHEVAHVANGDMVTLTLIQGVVNTFVIFLARVVGYFVDSMLRKNDEESSGPGIGYMVTVIVCEIVFGILASIIVAWFSRRREFRADAGAAGMMGTPTPMVAALRRLGGLEPDGLPQNMQAMGIAGGKSWMALFSSHPPIEQRIAALQSAR; encoded by the coding sequence ATGAAACGCGTATTGCTTTTCCTGGCGACCAACCTCGCCGTCATGCTTGTCCTCAGCATCACCGCCAGCGTACTGGGGGTGAACCGCTTCCTGACCGCCAATGGCCTGAACCTGGGCACGCTGCTGGCGTTCGCCGCCCTGATGGGCTTCGGTGGCGCCTTTATCTCGCTGCTGATGTCCAAGACCATCGCCAAATGGTCGACCGGCGCGCAGGTCATCACCCATCCCAGCACCAGCACCGAGCTGTGGCTGGTGCAGACCGTCGAAAAGCTGGCGCAGCGCGCCGGCCTGCCGATGCCGGAAGTTGCCATCTACGATGGCGAACCCAATGCCTTCGCCACCGGCGCGACCAGGAACAGCTCGCTGGTAGCGGTGTCCACCGGCCTCCTGCAATCGATGTCCCATGAAGAAGTGGAAGCCGTGCTGGCGCACGAGGTCGCGCACGTGGCCAACGGCGACATGGTCACGCTGACGCTGATCCAGGGCGTGGTCAACACCTTCGTGATCTTCCTGGCGCGCGTGGTCGGCTACTTCGTCGATTCGATGCTGCGCAAGAACGATGAGGAATCGAGCGGCCCTGGCATCGGCTACATGGTCACGGTGATCGTCTGCGAGATCGTGTTCGGCATCCTGGCCAGCATCATCGTGGCGTGGTTCTCGCGCCGCCGCGAGTTCCGTGCCGATGCGGGCGCGGCCGGCATGATGGGCACGCCCACGCCGATGGTGGCGGCGCTGCGCCGCCTGGGCGGCCTGGAGCCGGATGGCCTGCCGCAGAACATGCAGGCGATGGGCATCGCCGGCGGCAAGTCGTGGATGGCGCTGTTCTCGAGCCATCCGCCCATTGAGCAGCGCATTGCCGCGCTGCAATCCGCGCGCTGA
- a CDS encoding UvrD-helicase domain-containing protein yields the protein MTHGLNSAQSEAVRYLDGPCLVLAGAGSGKTRVITQKIAHLIEDKGFEPRHIAAVTFTNKAAKEMQERIGKLMEGKTTREGKRIPLKQLTVCTFHSLGVQILRMEAEHVGLKPQFSIMDSDDCFGLIQEQLGTTDKKLIRGVQGTISLWKNGMVDPEAAIAQAANADEHQAALVYRNYVATLHAYQAVDFDDLIRLPAELFARNEAVQLKWQNRLRYFLVDEYQDTNACQYQLLKLLAGGSHLRAPAFTAVGDDDQAIYGWRGATLDNLRGLQTDFPDLKVIKLEQNYRSTVRILEAANAVIANNPKLFDKKLWSEHGMGDPIAIHPMNDEEHEAESVVFRLSAHKFERRAQFRDYAILYRGNHQARLFEQILRRERIPYVLSGGQSFFDKAEIKDICAYLRLIANPDDDPAFIRAITTPRRGVGNTTLEVLGTFAGQAKVSLFEAAMMGGIEGKLQPRQLEPLRVFCESMVRLADRAAKDPATVVLDDLMEGIHYEAYLYDSFDERQAQSRWTNTLEFLDWLKRKGTKPEGAEGEEATGFDNADGFGSEGKNLLELTQTVALMSMLEGREEDPDAVRLSTLHASKGLEYPHVFLVGVEEGILPHCREDEDMSDEKIEEERRLMYVGITRAQRSLHVSWCKKRKRARETYSCQPSRFIGEMKLEEAPAPVDETPAMSPKDRLGALKALLGTGGKTAPG from the coding sequence ATGACCCATGGCCTGAACTCCGCCCAATCCGAAGCCGTCCGCTACCTGGACGGCCCTTGCCTGGTGCTGGCCGGGGCGGGCTCCGGCAAGACCCGGGTGATCACGCAGAAGATCGCGCATCTGATCGAGGACAAGGGCTTCGAGCCGCGCCATATCGCCGCCGTCACCTTTACCAACAAGGCCGCCAAGGAGATGCAGGAGCGCATCGGCAAGCTGATGGAGGGCAAGACTACGCGCGAGGGCAAGCGCATTCCGCTCAAACAGCTGACGGTCTGTACCTTCCACTCGCTCGGGGTGCAGATCCTGCGCATGGAGGCCGAGCACGTGGGCCTGAAGCCGCAGTTTTCGATCATGGATTCGGACGACTGCTTCGGCCTGATCCAGGAGCAGCTCGGCACCACCGACAAGAAGCTGATCCGCGGCGTGCAGGGCACGATCTCGCTGTGGAAGAACGGCATGGTCGATCCGGAGGCAGCGATCGCGCAGGCCGCCAATGCCGACGAGCACCAGGCCGCGCTGGTCTACCGCAACTACGTGGCCACGCTGCATGCCTACCAGGCGGTGGATTTCGACGACCTGATCCGCCTGCCGGCCGAACTGTTCGCGCGCAATGAAGCGGTGCAGCTCAAGTGGCAGAACCGCCTGCGCTACTTCCTGGTCGACGAATACCAGGACACCAACGCCTGCCAGTACCAGTTGCTCAAGCTGCTGGCGGGCGGCTCGCACCTGCGCGCGCCGGCCTTTACCGCGGTGGGCGACGACGACCAGGCCATCTACGGCTGGCGCGGCGCCACGCTGGACAACCTGCGCGGGCTGCAGACCGATTTTCCGGACCTGAAGGTGATCAAGCTGGAGCAGAACTACCGCTCCACCGTGCGCATCCTGGAAGCGGCCAACGCGGTTATCGCCAACAATCCCAAGCTGTTCGACAAGAAGCTGTGGAGCGAGCACGGCATGGGCGACCCCATCGCCATCCACCCGATGAACGACGAGGAGCACGAGGCCGAGTCGGTGGTGTTCCGCCTGTCCGCGCACAAGTTCGAGCGCCGCGCGCAGTTCCGCGACTACGCCATCCTGTATCGCGGCAACCACCAGGCGCGGCTGTTTGAGCAGATCCTGCGGCGCGAGCGCATTCCCTATGTGCTTTCAGGCGGCCAGAGCTTCTTCGACAAGGCCGAGATCAAGGACATCTGCGCCTACCTGCGCCTGATTGCCAATCCCGACGACGATCCCGCCTTTATCCGCGCCATCACCACGCCGCGCCGCGGCGTGGGAAACACCACGCTGGAAGTGCTGGGCACCTTTGCCGGACAGGCCAAGGTGTCGCTGTTCGAGGCCGCGATGATGGGCGGTATCGAAGGCAAGCTGCAGCCGCGCCAGCTGGAGCCGCTGCGCGTGTTCTGCGAATCGATGGTACGGCTGGCCGACCGCGCGGCCAAGGATCCCGCCACCGTGGTGCTGGACGACCTGATGGAAGGGATCCACTACGAGGCCTACCTGTACGACAGCTTCGACGAACGGCAGGCGCAGTCGCGCTGGACCAACACGCTGGAATTCCTGGACTGGCTCAAGCGCAAGGGCACCAAGCCCGAAGGCGCCGAGGGCGAGGAAGCCACCGGTTTCGACAATGCCGACGGCTTCGGCAGCGAAGGCAAGAACCTGCTGGAGCTGACCCAGACCGTGGCGCTGATGAGCATGCTGGAAGGCCGCGAGGAAGATCCCGACGCGGTGCGGCTGTCCACGCTGCATGCGTCCAAGGGGCTGGAGTATCCGCACGTGTTCCTGGTCGGTGTGGAGGAGGGCATCCTGCCGCACTGCCGCGAAGACGAGGACATGAGCGACGAGAAGATCGAGGAAGAGCGGCGGCTGATGTATGTCGGCATCACCCGCGCCCAGCGCAGCCTGCATGTCAGCTGGTGCAAGAAGCGCAAGCGTGCGCGCGAAACCTACTCGTGCCAGCCTTCGCGCTTTATCGGCGAGATGAAGCTGGAGGAGGCGCCTGCGCCGGTGGATGAAACCCCGGCGATGAGCCCCAAGGACCGGCTCGGCGCGCTCAAGGCACTGCTGGGAACCGGCGGCAAGACGGCCCCGGGCTGA
- a CDS encoding Cd(II)/Pb(II)-responsive transcriptional regulator yields the protein MRIGELSRTSGCDVETIRYYEREGLLDAPRREANGYRRYDDGHLVQLNFVRHCRSLGMGLSDVRRLREFERNPSQDCDDINTLLDRQIAQIHAQRVALEALEGQLRALRETCHHHQPASECGILQNLQQAAAGAACECHAGAHEAGPAANG from the coding sequence ATGCGCATCGGCGAACTCTCCCGTACCAGCGGCTGCGATGTCGAGACCATCCGCTATTACGAACGCGAAGGCCTGCTCGACGCGCCCCGGCGCGAGGCCAACGGCTATCGCCGCTATGACGACGGCCACCTGGTCCAGCTGAATTTCGTGCGCCACTGCCGCTCGCTCGGCATGGGCCTGTCGGATGTGCGGCGGCTGCGCGAGTTCGAGCGCAATCCGTCGCAGGACTGCGACGACATCAATACGCTGCTGGACCGCCAGATCGCGCAGATCCATGCGCAGCGGGTGGCGCTGGAGGCGCTGGAAGGGCAGTTGCGCGCGCTGCGCGAGACCTGCCACCACCACCAGCCCGCCAGTGAATGCGGCATCCTGCAGAACCTGCAGCAGGCCGCCGCCGGTGCGGCCTGCGAATGCCATGCGGGCGCGCACGAGGCCGGGCCTGCTGCCAACGGGTGA
- the arfB gene encoding alternative ribosome rescue aminoacyl-tRNA hydrolase ArfB: MTDDLVIPHHEYLITAIRAQGAGGQNINKVSNAVHLRYDVHASSLAPDHKERLLALHDHRITRDGVVVIKAQQFRSLDQNRDEAVRRLHELVRSVATPPRVRRATRPTLASRRRRLESKSQRSQVKVLRGRVVD, translated from the coding sequence ATGACCGACGATCTCGTCATCCCCCATCACGAATACCTGATCACGGCGATCCGGGCGCAGGGTGCGGGCGGCCAGAACATCAACAAGGTGTCCAATGCCGTGCACCTGCGCTACGACGTGCATGCATCCTCGCTCGCGCCCGACCACAAGGAACGCCTGCTGGCGCTGCACGACCACCGCATCACGCGCGACGGCGTGGTGGTGATCAAGGCGCAGCAGTTCCGCAGCCTCGACCAGAACCGCGACGAAGCGGTGCGGCGGCTGCACGAACTGGTGCGCAGCGTGGCCACGCCGCCGCGCGTGCGCCGTGCCACGCGGCCCACGCTGGCATCACGCCGGCGCCGGCTGGAATCCAAGAGCCAGCGCAGTCAGGTCAAGGTGCTGCGGGGCCGGGTGGTCGACTAG
- a CDS encoding GNAT family N-acetyltransferase produces the protein MLEPTSPAWRDTLARCRHDCYHTPGWHTAAERSDHGSAAAVLVRDGAHELLVPLVRRPIGCGSWDATSAYGYGGPVLSTDVPAGFAEEALGAALALLRECGCVSWFIRLHPLLNADWDSRLGLVVDQGETVSVDLTKSAEQLWHETQARHRQGINRARRAGVSARLDRDFARLPRFIALYNATMARLGALPYYFFDTQYYRTLVRALGDDLLLFVAEEDGCMLGAALFTVARGTGIMQYHLSAWDWAYRHLQPTKTVIHAAREWGRTNGLRYLHLGGGLGSVKDSLYEFKRGFSHDTHVYRTQRLVVNPDRYVALSGGDKATLYDLGGFFPAYRRPGARFGPPQADAGDNVPALAAFKTGT, from the coding sequence GTGCTGGAACCGACAAGCCCCGCGTGGCGCGACACGCTGGCGCGATGTCGCCATGATTGCTACCACACGCCTGGCTGGCATACTGCCGCTGAGCGTAGCGACCACGGCAGCGCCGCCGCGGTGCTGGTGCGTGACGGCGCCCACGAATTGCTGGTTCCGCTGGTGCGCCGGCCCATTGGCTGCGGCAGCTGGGATGCCACCTCGGCCTATGGCTACGGCGGCCCGGTGTTGAGCACCGATGTCCCGGCCGGCTTTGCCGAGGAGGCACTGGGCGCGGCGCTCGCGCTGCTGCGCGAGTGCGGCTGCGTGTCGTGGTTTATCCGCCTGCACCCACTGCTCAATGCCGACTGGGACAGCCGCCTCGGGCTGGTGGTGGATCAGGGCGAGACGGTATCCGTCGACCTGACCAAGAGTGCCGAGCAGCTATGGCACGAAACGCAGGCGCGCCACAGGCAGGGCATCAACCGCGCCCGGCGTGCCGGCGTGAGCGCACGCCTGGACCGTGATTTCGCCAGGCTGCCGCGCTTTATCGCGCTGTACAACGCGACCATGGCGCGCCTGGGCGCGTTGCCCTACTACTTCTTCGACACGCAGTACTACCGCACCCTGGTGCGCGCGCTGGGCGACGACCTGCTGCTGTTCGTGGCTGAGGAAGACGGCTGCATGCTCGGCGCGGCGCTGTTCACCGTGGCCCGGGGGACGGGCATCATGCAATATCACCTGTCCGCCTGGGACTGGGCGTACCGCCACCTCCAGCCGACCAAGACCGTGATCCATGCCGCGCGCGAATGGGGCCGCACCAACGGCCTGCGCTACCTGCACCTGGGCGGCGGGCTGGGTTCGGTCAAAGACTCGCTGTATGAGTTCAAGCGCGGCTTTTCGCACGATACGCATGTGTACCGGACCCAGCGCCTTGTGGTGAACCCCGACCGGTACGTGGCGCTGTCCGGCGGTGACAAAGCCACGCTGTATGACCTGGGTGGCTTCTTTCCGGCTTACCGGCGCCCGGGCGCGCGCTTCGGGCCGCCGCAGGCGGATGCCGGCGACAACGTGCCGGCGCTCGCGGCATTCAAGACCGGGACCTGA
- a CDS encoding c-type cytochrome, whose translation MSDVHNEHDEHESPIKTPKQLIAVVIAAFLVPIIVIILLVNFVGHGSTESAGAATTAEAVNDRIKPVASLEIKDPNAPRVFKTGEQVYKEICAACHATGAAGAPKYANAGDWTARIGQGFDGLMKSVINGKGAMAARAGTTPDDYADYELARAVVYMADAGGAKFPEPAAPAAAAPATAAAPEAAAAPAAGAAPAPAAPSAAAPAAAAAAPAAAPAASADVGKKVYEQVCAACHAAGVAGAPKFGDKAAWAPRLKEGMDAVHNFALKGKGVMPPKGGYAGPDADVIAASDYMANAAK comes from the coding sequence ATGAGCGACGTCCACAACGAACACGACGAACACGAGTCTCCCATCAAGACCCCGAAGCAACTGATCGCAGTTGTGATCGCGGCTTTCCTGGTGCCGATCATCGTGATCATTCTGCTGGTCAACTTTGTCGGACACGGCTCGACTGAAAGCGCCGGCGCCGCCACCACGGCGGAAGCCGTCAACGACCGCATCAAGCCGGTTGCCTCGCTCGAAATCAAGGATCCCAACGCGCCGCGCGTCTTCAAGACGGGCGAGCAGGTCTACAAGGAAATCTGCGCCGCGTGCCACGCCACCGGCGCAGCGGGCGCACCCAAGTACGCCAACGCCGGCGACTGGACCGCGCGCATCGGCCAGGGCTTTGACGGCCTGATGAAGTCGGTGATAAACGGCAAGGGCGCGATGGCCGCGCGTGCCGGCACCACGCCGGACGACTACGCCGACTACGAACTGGCCCGTGCCGTGGTCTACATGGCCGACGCCGGCGGTGCCAAGTTCCCGGAACCGGCTGCCCCGGCTGCCGCCGCGCCGGCGACTGCCGCAGCCCCTGAAGCCGCCGCCGCTCCGGCCGCCGGTGCCGCGCCTGCACCGGCAGCTCCCTCGGCAGCGGCCCCGGCAGCTGCTGCCGCCGCACCCGCTGCAGCGCCGGCCGCCTCGGCCGACGTGGGCAAGAAGGTCTACGAGCAGGTCTGCGCCGCCTGCCACGCCGCCGGCGTGGCCGGTGCGCCCAAGTTCGGCGACAAGGCCGCCTGGGCGCCGCGCCTGAAGGAAGGCATGGACGCGGTCCACAACTTTGCGCTCAAGGGCAAGGGCGTGATGCCGCCCAAGGGTGGCTACGCCGGCCCGGACGCCGACGTGATCGCCGCCTCGGACTACATGGCCAACGCCGCCAAGTAA
- the hemN gene encoding oxygen-independent coproporphyrinogen III oxidase, whose translation MIPSAITSPAPDRRALSDFRALAGRIDGNGPRYTSYPTADRFHNGPDLSLYHDALAACRADAPAPLSLYLHIPFCENICYYCGCNKIITRDHGRSARYVNYLGREMALVADRLGPRRQVLQSHWGGGTPTFLDPGEMRRVMALLHEHFELAAEGEHSIEIDPRRVDHARMALLAELGFNRVSLGVQDFDPEVQQAIHRIQPFEETRAVVDAARTLGFRSVSLDLIYGLPHQTAARFGRTIDQVLALRPDRLSVYSYAHLPHVFKPQRRIDENALPPAGEKLDILVSTIERLSAEGYVYIGMDHFALPDDDLAVAQREGRLQRNFQGYSTHAGYDQVGLGISAIGAIAGRYVQNARTLDEYYGALDHGRLPLARGVAMSADDHLRREIIGALMCNGVLDIPALEARHGIRFGTAFAPELADLAALGADGLVQCAPDRITVTPLGRLLVRRVAMVFDRYLREDAARPASTGAQAVAANDGAQPVRFVPRARYSRVV comes from the coding sequence ATGATCCCGTCTGCCATAACTTCCCCTGCGCCCGACCGCCGCGCGCTGTCCGACTTCCGTGCGCTGGCCGGCCGCATCGACGGCAACGGCCCGCGCTATACCTCGTACCCGACGGCCGACCGCTTCCACAACGGCCCCGACCTGTCGCTGTACCACGACGCACTGGCCGCCTGCCGCGCCGACGCGCCGGCGCCGCTGTCGCTGTACCTGCATATCCCGTTCTGCGAGAACATCTGCTACTACTGCGGCTGCAACAAGATCATCACGCGCGACCATGGCCGCAGCGCCCGCTACGTCAACTACCTGGGCCGCGAAATGGCGCTGGTGGCAGACCGGCTCGGGCCGCGCCGCCAGGTGCTGCAGTCGCACTGGGGCGGGGGCACGCCGACCTTCCTCGACCCCGGCGAGATGCGCCGCGTGATGGCGCTGCTGCATGAGCATTTCGAGCTGGCGGCCGAGGGCGAGCATTCGATCGAGATCGATCCGCGCCGCGTCGACCACGCCCGCATGGCGCTGCTGGCCGAACTGGGCTTCAACCGCGTCAGCCTGGGCGTGCAGGATTTCGATCCCGAGGTCCAGCAGGCCATCCATCGCATCCAGCCCTTCGAAGAGACCCGCGCCGTGGTGGATGCCGCACGCACGCTGGGTTTCCGCTCGGTCAGCCTGGACCTGATCTACGGCCTGCCGCACCAGACCGCGGCGCGCTTTGGCCGCACCATCGATCAGGTGCTGGCGCTGCGCCCCGACCGGCTCTCGGTCTATAGCTACGCGCACCTGCCGCATGTGTTCAAGCCGCAACGCCGCATCGATGAAAACGCCTTGCCGCCCGCCGGCGAGAAGCTCGACATCCTGGTCTCCACCATCGAGCGGCTGAGCGCCGAGGGCTACGTCTACATAGGTATGGACCATTTCGCGCTGCCCGACGACGACCTCGCCGTGGCCCAGCGCGAAGGGCGGCTGCAGCGCAACTTCCAGGGTTACTCAACGCATGCCGGCTACGACCAGGTCGGGCTCGGCATTTCCGCGATCGGCGCGATCGCGGGGCGCTACGTGCAGAATGCGCGCACGCTGGACGAGTACTACGGCGCGCTCGACCACGGCCGCCTGCCGCTGGCGCGCGGCGTGGCGATGAGCGCCGACGACCACCTGCGGCGCGAGATCATCGGCGCCCTGATGTGCAATGGAGTGCTCGATATCCCGGCGCTGGAAGCGCGCCACGGCATCCGCTTCGGCACGGCCTTTGCGCCGGAACTGGCCGACCTCGCCGCGCTGGGCGCGGACGGACTGGTGCAATGCGCCCCGGACCGCATCACCGTGACGCCGCTGGGCCGGCTGCTGGTGCGGCGCGTGGCGATGGTGTTCGACCGCTACCTGCGTGAAGACGCCGCGCGGCCAGCGTCCACGGGTGCCCAGGCCGTTGCCGCCAACGATGGCGCGCAGCCGGTGCGCTTCGTGCCGCGGGCGCGGTACTCGCGCGTGGTGTAG